Proteins from a single region of Stigmatella erecta:
- a CDS encoding DUF3105 domain-containing protein → MNRLPSALPLLLFTLLACGSTDLPPAECEGFTFPLAPEVAAPHVSCSSIACGNGTNPPTAGPHCGTTLSCRVFDSEQPPCLWLHNLEHGHAVFLYDCPDGCPEEVAKLVEAQRTARTGSNGVRRALVAPARGLPQRVAALLWRRAYLTDSADPTALRCLLQLQDVEAPEPELTCSP, encoded by the coding sequence ATGAACCGGCTGCCCTCCGCCCTTCCCTTGCTGCTCTTCACCCTCCTGGCCTGTGGTTCCACGGACTTGCCCCCGGCCGAGTGCGAAGGTTTCACCTTTCCCCTCGCCCCCGAGGTGGCCGCCCCGCACGTCTCCTGCTCGAGCATTGCCTGCGGCAATGGAACGAACCCCCCCACCGCGGGCCCCCATTGCGGCACGACGCTGTCCTGCCGGGTTTTCGACAGCGAGCAGCCCCCCTGCCTCTGGCTCCACAACCTGGAGCACGGCCACGCCGTCTTTCTCTACGACTGCCCTGACGGCTGCCCCGAGGAGGTCGCGAAGCTCGTGGAGGCGCAGAGGACCGCCCGCACGGGCAGCAATGGGGTCCGCCGGGCCCTGGTGGCCCCCGCCCGGGGATTGCCCCAGCGCGTGGCGGCCCTGCTGTGGCGCCGGGCCTACCTGACGGACAGCGCGGACCCCACCGCCCTCCGGTGCCTGCTCCAGCTTCAGGACGTGGAGGCCCCGGAGCCCGAACTCACCTGTTCGCCCTGA
- a CDS encoding porin, with product MPILDSSYRSVLFALLPGATLLLSPLAQAQTPEAPAAPVAPEAPAAPEAPAAPPPPPPAEAAKKETPWYDKIKIRGYTQFRYNRLPSFRENDDLINDQGDRFLGKNNGFGIRRARLVIYGDVHDRVSIYLQPDFASVISDQYNVAILRDWYADIFLDSRKEFRLRVGQSKVPYGFENLQSSQNRVALDRNDAINSALKDERDLGVFLYWAPSEIRKRFKHLVDSGLKGSGDYGVVGLGVYNGQTANRPERNDNLHTVARVTWPFLFGKQFVEVGAGWYYGRFNVAVSPTADNPYALQDGENNLVDARANLSLVIYPQPIGFSAEYNVGQGPSLGEEATTVVASRRLRGGYAQLMYKLDDVLGVSIIPYVRGTIYEGGKKFDTNAPRYDVRELEMGVEWQILKALEVTGTYVISDRTSSRTPYLQQRGDLTRIQLQVNY from the coding sequence ATGCCCATCCTCGATTCTTCCTACCGCTCCGTCCTGTTCGCGCTGCTGCCCGGCGCCACCCTCCTCCTGTCTCCCCTCGCGCAGGCCCAGACGCCCGAGGCTCCCGCCGCGCCCGTGGCGCCCGAGGCCCCTGCCGCCCCCGAGGCTCCTGCCGCCCCTCCGCCCCCGCCTCCCGCCGAGGCGGCGAAGAAGGAGACGCCCTGGTACGACAAGATCAAGATCCGGGGCTACACCCAGTTCCGTTACAACCGCCTGCCGAGCTTCCGCGAGAACGACGACCTCATCAACGATCAGGGCGACCGGTTCCTGGGCAAGAACAACGGCTTTGGCATCCGGCGCGCGCGCCTCGTCATCTACGGCGACGTCCACGACCGGGTCTCCATCTACCTGCAGCCTGACTTCGCCTCGGTGATTTCGGACCAGTACAACGTCGCCATCCTGCGTGACTGGTACGCGGACATCTTCCTGGACTCGCGCAAGGAGTTCCGGCTGCGCGTGGGCCAGTCCAAGGTTCCGTATGGCTTCGAGAACCTCCAGTCGAGCCAGAACCGCGTCGCCCTCGACCGCAATGACGCCATCAACAGCGCCCTCAAGGACGAGCGGGACCTGGGCGTGTTCCTCTACTGGGCGCCGTCGGAGATCCGCAAGCGCTTCAAGCACCTGGTCGACAGCGGGCTGAAGGGCTCGGGCGACTATGGCGTGGTGGGGCTCGGCGTCTACAACGGCCAGACCGCCAACCGCCCCGAGCGCAACGACAACCTGCACACCGTCGCCCGCGTGACGTGGCCCTTCCTCTTCGGCAAGCAGTTCGTCGAGGTGGGCGCCGGCTGGTACTACGGCCGCTTCAACGTCGCGGTGTCGCCCACCGCCGACAACCCCTACGCGCTGCAGGATGGGGAGAACAACCTGGTGGATGCCCGCGCCAACCTGAGCCTGGTCATCTACCCCCAGCCGATCGGCTTCTCCGCCGAGTACAACGTGGGCCAGGGCCCGTCGCTGGGAGAAGAGGCCACCACGGTCGTCGCCAGCCGCAGGCTGCGCGGCGGGTATGCCCAGCTCATGTACAAGCTGGACGACGTGCTCGGCGTGTCGATCATCCCCTACGTGAGGGGGACGATCTACGAGGGTGGCAAGAAGTTCGACACGAACGCCCCCCGCTACGACGTGCGTGAGCTGGAAATGGGCGTGGAGTGGCAGATCCTCAAGGCGCTGGAGGTCACCGGCACGTACGTGATCTCGGATCGCACATCCTCCCGGACCCCCTACCTGCAGCAGCGCGGCGACCTGACGCGCATCCAGCTCCAGGTGAATTACTGA
- a CDS encoding RCC1 repeat-containing protein, which translates to MTRGGMGWFRWTWAGWLAVLHGLLWGAPGAFAASRLAAGGQHSVVVRPDGTVWAAGLNDAGQLGDGSTLSSLVPVQVVGLEDVVAVSAGTRHSLAVRADGSLWAWGANQLGQLGDGTTAPRAVPVRVLALATVVSASAGSNFSLAVLADGSVWAWGSNQLGQLGDGTGLSSHQPVQVKWLSGVVAVAAGASHALALCEDGSVWAWGYNPSGQLGDGTLQARFEPVKVSKLSQVVSVAVGSQYSLAVRSNGTVWAWGQANIGSQGRTPAQVLGLTGVASVASGPTHALVVRQDGSVWGWGNNSLGQLGDGTSRSSYNPVRVKEVQGPLEVSAGHGHSLAMLPDGTVKAWGENAAGQRGDGSTGNRSSPLPVAGLGGVVSLSAGFFHALALRADGTVWAWGSNFDGQLGNGSGLHHAVPVQAVGLSEVVSVSAGYSHSLAARADGTVWAWGYNGAGQLGDGTTLARSTPVKVQGLTGVVAVAAGYLYSLALTGDGTVWAWGDNSFGQFGDGGTSRNPTPVRVDAPSRISAVVAGYRHVVALRSNGTVWAWGDNSVGQLGDGTKTRRLRPVQVLELHGVVSVAAGTAHSLAVRADGTVWSWGHNGEGQLGDDFTLERLVPGPVQKLSGATSVAAGSYHSLAVRADGTAWAWGSNRLGQLGDGTDSSQRAPVQVEGLSGVQSLASCLAPNASVFSLAAVSEGTPWAWGANIEGQLGNHVVPVLATTALPSLF; encoded by the coding sequence ATGACACGAGGTGGCATGGGGTGGTTTCGCTGGACATGGGCCGGGTGGCTGGCCGTGCTCCATGGGCTGTTGTGGGGGGCACCTGGCGCATTCGCCGCATCGCGCTTGGCCGCGGGAGGGCAGCATTCCGTGGTGGTTCGCCCCGATGGCACGGTCTGGGCCGCGGGACTCAATGACGCCGGCCAGCTGGGCGATGGCTCCACGCTGTCGAGCCTCGTGCCCGTTCAGGTCGTGGGCCTGGAGGACGTGGTGGCCGTCTCCGCGGGCACGCGCCACTCGCTGGCGGTGCGCGCGGACGGCAGCCTGTGGGCCTGGGGGGCCAACCAGCTCGGCCAGCTGGGGGATGGCACCACCGCCCCACGCGCCGTGCCCGTCCGGGTGCTGGCGCTGGCCACCGTGGTGTCCGCGTCCGCGGGGTCCAACTTCTCGCTGGCGGTGCTCGCGGATGGCTCCGTGTGGGCCTGGGGGTCCAACCAGCTTGGCCAGCTGGGAGATGGCACGGGCCTCTCGAGTCATCAGCCCGTGCAGGTGAAATGGCTGAGTGGGGTGGTGGCGGTGGCGGCCGGCGCGAGTCACGCCTTGGCCCTGTGTGAGGACGGCAGCGTGTGGGCCTGGGGGTACAACCCCTCCGGCCAGCTGGGCGACGGCACCCTCCAGGCCCGCTTCGAGCCCGTGAAGGTGTCCAAGTTGAGCCAGGTGGTGTCCGTGGCGGTGGGCAGCCAGTACTCGCTGGCGGTGCGTTCGAACGGCACCGTGTGGGCCTGGGGGCAAGCGAACATCGGCTCGCAGGGGCGCACGCCCGCGCAGGTGCTCGGGCTGACCGGCGTGGCCTCCGTGGCGTCGGGCCCCACCCACGCGCTGGTGGTGCGACAGGACGGCAGCGTGTGGGGCTGGGGGAACAACAGCCTGGGGCAACTGGGGGATGGAACGAGCCGCTCCTCCTACAACCCGGTCCGGGTCAAAGAGGTGCAGGGGCCCCTGGAAGTGAGCGCGGGCCACGGCCATTCGCTGGCGATGCTGCCGGATGGCACCGTGAAGGCCTGGGGGGAAAACGCCGCTGGCCAGCGAGGCGATGGCTCAACGGGCAACCGGTCATCGCCGCTGCCGGTGGCGGGGCTGGGCGGAGTGGTGTCCCTGTCTGCGGGCTTCTTCCACGCGCTGGCGTTGCGCGCGGACGGCACCGTGTGGGCCTGGGGCTCCAATTTCGATGGGCAGCTGGGAAATGGGAGCGGCCTGCACCATGCGGTGCCCGTGCAGGCCGTGGGGTTGAGCGAGGTGGTGTCCGTGTCCGCGGGGTATTCCCATTCGCTGGCGGCGCGCGCGGACGGCACCGTGTGGGCGTGGGGATACAATGGGGCCGGCCAGCTGGGCGATGGCACCACCCTGGCGCGCAGCACGCCCGTGAAGGTGCAGGGGCTGACGGGGGTGGTGGCCGTGGCGGCGGGGTACCTCTACTCGCTGGCACTCACCGGGGACGGCACCGTGTGGGCCTGGGGGGACAACTCCTTTGGCCAGTTCGGAGATGGCGGCACCTCGCGGAACCCCACGCCCGTGCGGGTGGACGCCCCCAGCAGGATCTCGGCCGTGGTGGCGGGGTATCGCCACGTGGTGGCGCTGCGCTCGAACGGCACCGTGTGGGCCTGGGGCGACAACTCCGTGGGCCAGCTGGGCGATGGCACCAAGACGCGGCGGCTCCGCCCCGTGCAAGTCCTGGAGCTGCACGGCGTGGTGTCCGTGGCCGCGGGCACGGCCCACTCGCTGGCGGTACGCGCGGATGGCACGGTGTGGAGTTGGGGCCACAATGGCGAGGGCCAGTTGGGAGATGACTTCACCCTGGAGCGCCTGGTGCCCGGCCCGGTGCAAAAATTGAGTGGGGCCACCTCCGTGGCGGCGGGCTCCTACCACTCGCTGGCGGTGCGCGCGGATGGCACCGCGTGGGCCTGGGGCAGCAACCGCCTGGGCCAGTTGGGCGATGGCACGGACAGCTCGCAGCGGGCCCCGGTCCAGGTGGAAGGGCTGAGTGGCGTGCAGTCCCTGGCGTCGTGCCTCGCCCCCAATGCGTCTGTGTTCTCCCTGGCGGCTGTCTCCGAGGGAACCCCATGGGCCTGGGGCGCCAACATCGAGGGGCAGCTGGGCAATCACGTCGTTCCCGTGCTGGCCACCACCGCGCTTCCCTCCTTGTTCTAG
- the uvsE gene encoding UV DNA damage repair endonuclease UvsE, translated as MSASPFYRLGYVANCLTLDLGASHTCRLAKATPRRLSELIEQNLAELEQILLFNEQRGIELFRIGSSLIPFASHPVNTLPWWRTYASTFDRLGRIARRSGQRLSLHPSPAGASLSSRHPHVREAALAELRYGARVLDLLGQGPEARVVLHVGGAAPSRPEALESAHRMLDTMPEDIRNRIVLEHDDKVWTAREVYPLAREHGVPFLADNLHNAVLPSLPVMPLDELLRASAASWQALGLRPKYHLASQKKDGRPGAHADLIEPADFRAVLDAMESPADLMLEAKEKDLALFALRQQPTRGERAGVLEEASP; from the coding sequence ATGAGCGCAAGCCCTTTCTACCGCCTGGGATATGTCGCCAACTGCCTCACGCTCGACCTGGGCGCGAGCCACACGTGCCGCTTGGCGAAGGCCACCCCCCGGCGGTTGTCGGAGCTCATCGAGCAGAACCTCGCGGAGCTGGAGCAGATCCTCCTGTTCAACGAGCAGCGCGGCATCGAGCTCTTCCGGATTGGCTCCTCGCTCATCCCGTTCGCCTCGCACCCGGTGAACACGCTGCCCTGGTGGCGCACGTACGCCTCGACCTTCGACCGGCTGGGGCGCATTGCCCGCCGTTCGGGGCAGCGTCTGTCCCTGCACCCGTCGCCCGCGGGGGCCTCGCTGTCGTCGAGGCATCCACACGTGCGGGAGGCGGCCCTCGCCGAGCTGCGCTATGGCGCCCGGGTGCTGGACCTGCTGGGGCAGGGGCCCGAGGCGCGGGTCGTGCTCCACGTGGGTGGGGCTGCTCCCAGCCGGCCCGAGGCGTTGGAGAGCGCCCACCGCATGCTGGACACGATGCCGGAGGACATCCGCAACCGCATCGTCCTGGAGCACGACGACAAGGTCTGGACGGCGCGCGAGGTCTATCCCCTGGCCCGTGAGCACGGCGTTCCGTTCCTTGCCGACAACCTGCACAACGCCGTGCTGCCCTCGCTCCCCGTGATGCCCCTGGACGAGCTGCTGCGCGCGTCCGCCGCCTCCTGGCAGGCGCTGGGCCTGAGGCCCAAGTACCACCTGGCCAGCCAGAAGAAGGACGGCAGGCCGGGGGCTCATGCCGATCTCATCGAGCCCGCGGACTTCCGGGCCGTGCTCGATGCCATGGAGTCTCCGGCGGATCTCATGCTGGAGGCGAAGGAGAAGGACCTCGCGCTTTTCGCATTGCGTCAGCAGCCCACACGCGGCGAGCGGGCCGGGGTGCTGGAGGAGGCCTCACCCTGA
- a CDS encoding M2 family metallopeptidase, whose translation MIRPPFVLPLLRAASAAMLLLAVPSLAQQAKATPEEAKQFVDRLNADLKRLWTKQATAEWIKSTYITDDTERNAASINEEVLAYLNQAIKDSRRFDGLKLDPDTARMIHLLKVNSAIAAPSDAQKRADLASSAAKLEGLYGKGKYCKKDKAGKETCRDLGQLSDVMASSRNYDELLDAWVGWHAVAPPMRPLYERFVTLGNEGAKEIGFSNIGNLWKSAYDMPPEQFEQETQRLWQQVKPLYDELHCYVRARLAKKYGADKVPAGKPIPAHLLGNMWAQEWNNIYPLVEPYAGQANLDVSAALQKQRYDAKRMVQLGEKFFTSLGLNPLPATFWERSQFTQPRDRDVVCHASAWDVTYTNDLRIKMCIKPTEEDLVTIHHELGHDYYFTYYYTLPVLYQSGAHDGFHEAIGDAITLSITPGYLQQAGLLKSVPRNDKNLINLQLKDALEKVAFLPFGLLIDQWRWDVFAGKTAPADYNKAWWALREKYQGVAAPVARTEQDFDPGAKYHVPANVPYTRYFLARILQFQFHKAMCEAAGHQGPLHECSVYGNKDAGKKLQAMLALGASKPWPEALQAMTGQRQMDASPLLDYFNPLRSWLQEQNKGQQCGW comes from the coding sequence ATGATTCGACCCCCCTTCGTGTTGCCCCTTCTGCGCGCGGCCAGTGCGGCCATGCTGCTGCTGGCCGTGCCCTCGCTGGCTCAACAAGCCAAGGCCACGCCCGAGGAGGCCAAGCAGTTCGTCGACCGGCTGAATGCCGACCTCAAGCGGCTCTGGACGAAGCAGGCCACGGCCGAGTGGATCAAATCCACGTACATCACCGATGACACCGAGCGGAACGCGGCGTCGATCAACGAGGAGGTCCTCGCCTACCTGAACCAGGCCATCAAGGACTCCCGCCGCTTCGATGGGCTGAAGCTGGATCCGGACACGGCCCGGATGATCCACCTGCTCAAGGTGAACTCCGCCATCGCCGCGCCCTCCGACGCCCAGAAGCGGGCCGACCTGGCCTCCAGCGCCGCCAAGCTCGAAGGCCTGTATGGCAAGGGCAAGTACTGCAAGAAGGACAAGGCCGGGAAGGAGACGTGCCGGGACTTGGGGCAGCTCTCGGACGTGATGGCCTCGAGCCGCAACTACGACGAGCTGCTGGATGCGTGGGTGGGCTGGCATGCCGTCGCCCCGCCCATGCGCCCGCTCTATGAGCGCTTCGTGACGCTGGGCAACGAGGGCGCCAAGGAGATTGGCTTCTCCAACATCGGCAACCTCTGGAAGTCCGCCTACGACATGCCGCCCGAGCAGTTCGAGCAGGAGACGCAGCGGCTCTGGCAGCAGGTGAAGCCGCTCTACGACGAGCTGCACTGCTACGTGCGCGCCCGGCTGGCGAAGAAGTACGGCGCGGACAAGGTGCCCGCGGGCAAGCCCATCCCGGCGCACCTGCTGGGCAACATGTGGGCGCAGGAGTGGAACAACATCTATCCGCTGGTGGAGCCCTACGCGGGCCAGGCCAACCTGGACGTGAGCGCGGCGCTTCAGAAGCAGCGCTATGACGCCAAGCGGATGGTGCAGCTGGGCGAGAAGTTCTTCACCTCCCTGGGGCTCAACCCGCTGCCGGCCACCTTCTGGGAGCGCTCGCAGTTCACCCAGCCGCGGGACCGGGACGTGGTGTGCCACGCGAGCGCCTGGGACGTGACGTACACCAATGATCTGCGCATCAAGATGTGCATCAAGCCGACCGAGGAGGACCTGGTCACCATCCACCACGAGCTCGGCCACGACTACTACTTCACCTATTACTACACGCTGCCGGTGCTCTATCAGTCGGGGGCCCACGATGGCTTCCACGAGGCCATCGGGGATGCCATCACCCTGTCCATCACCCCGGGCTATCTCCAGCAGGCGGGCCTGCTCAAGAGCGTGCCGCGCAATGACAAGAACCTCATCAACCTCCAGCTCAAGGACGCGCTGGAGAAGGTGGCCTTCCTGCCCTTCGGCCTGCTGATCGATCAGTGGCGCTGGGATGTGTTCGCCGGGAAGACGGCCCCGGCGGACTACAACAAGGCCTGGTGGGCGCTCCGGGAGAAGTACCAGGGCGTGGCCGCGCCCGTGGCCCGCACCGAGCAGGACTTCGACCCGGGCGCCAAGTACCACGTGCCCGCCAACGTGCCGTACACGCGGTACTTCCTGGCTCGCATCCTCCAGTTCCAGTTCCACAAGGCGATGTGCGAGGCCGCGGGCCACCAGGGGCCGCTGCACGAGTGCTCCGTGTATGGGAACAAGGACGCCGGCAAGAAGCTCCAGGCCATGCTGGCGCTGGGGGCGAGCAAGCCCTGGCCGGAGGCTCTCCAGGCCATGACGGGGCAGCGGCAAATGGATGCATCACCCCTGCTTGATTATTTCAATCCGCTCCGAAGCTGGCTCCAGGAGCAGAACAAGGGGCAGCAGTGCGGCTGGTAG
- a CDS encoding vWA domain-containing protein, which translates to MSPSTLYRLSLWGSAFLGLSLLPSCLSAKAPAAEIALAQEGAAHQEEQRESAPAAQSADTLAAAGAVGVVSPALAPPPPPPSGPVAPAPLKREAKAGKVAPGHAREASAKFEPEPRSEKGNTFEAQQPHTFTVTREDALSTFAADVDTASYTLARRYLNQGSLPPPAAVRVEEFVNYFSYRYAPPAQGAFTVHLEGAPSPFTEGRHFLRVGVQGKVVSRSQRKPAHLVFLVDTSGSMQSEDKLPLAKEAMKVAVKNLNENDTVALVTYAGSTQDVLPPTPATEVQRIHAAIDGLRSGGGTAMGSGMELAYRHAVKKASAHAVSRVIVLTDGDANIGPNLSADAMLSGIGKYVAEGVTLSTIGFGMGNYRDDLMERLADQGNGNCFYVDSFQEAKKVFEAQLTGTLEVIAKDVKLQVEFNPEAVRRYRLVGYENRDVADRDFRNDKVDAGEIGAGHTVTALYEVELTGEAASLAMVRIRAKAPNGTEAAEQNFPFPRSLVRTSVEAASTDFRFALAVASTADILRASPAAQGWSLAQARALAEGATEGRADRTEFVTLVSRAQALGSTTAERRD; encoded by the coding sequence ATGTCACCGTCTACCCTGTACCGCCTGTCCCTGTGGGGAAGTGCCTTCCTGGGCCTGAGCCTCTTGCCTTCCTGTCTGTCCGCGAAGGCGCCCGCCGCGGAAATCGCCCTCGCGCAAGAAGGCGCAGCGCACCAGGAAGAACAGCGGGAGAGTGCCCCCGCCGCCCAGAGCGCGGATACCCTGGCGGCAGCAGGAGCGGTAGGCGTGGTGTCTCCCGCCTTGGCCCCTCCTCCCCCTCCCCCCTCCGGACCGGTGGCCCCGGCCCCCCTGAAGCGGGAAGCGAAGGCGGGCAAGGTGGCCCCGGGCCACGCCCGAGAGGCCTCCGCCAAGTTCGAGCCGGAGCCCCGCTCCGAAAAGGGCAACACCTTCGAGGCGCAGCAGCCTCACACCTTCACCGTCACCCGCGAGGACGCCCTGTCCACCTTCGCGGCCGATGTGGACACGGCCTCGTACACGCTCGCGCGCCGCTACCTGAACCAGGGCAGCCTGCCGCCCCCCGCGGCCGTTCGCGTCGAGGAGTTCGTCAACTACTTCTCCTACCGCTATGCGCCTCCGGCGCAGGGCGCCTTCACCGTCCACCTGGAGGGCGCCCCGTCCCCCTTCACCGAGGGCCGTCACTTCCTGCGCGTGGGCGTTCAGGGCAAGGTCGTCTCCCGCTCGCAGCGCAAGCCCGCGCACCTCGTCTTCCTCGTGGACACCAGCGGCTCCATGCAGTCCGAGGACAAGCTGCCCCTGGCCAAGGAGGCCATGAAGGTGGCGGTGAAAAACCTCAACGAGAACGACACGGTGGCCCTCGTCACCTACGCGGGCTCCACGCAGGATGTCCTGCCGCCCACGCCCGCCACCGAGGTGCAGCGCATCCACGCGGCCATCGACGGGCTCCGGTCCGGCGGTGGCACGGCCATGGGCTCGGGCATGGAGCTGGCCTACCGCCATGCCGTGAAGAAGGCCTCCGCCCACGCCGTCTCCCGCGTCATCGTCCTCACGGATGGGGATGCCAACATCGGCCCGAACCTGTCCGCGGACGCGATGCTCAGCGGCATCGGCAAGTACGTCGCCGAGGGCGTCACCCTGTCCACCATCGGCTTCGGCATGGGCAACTACCGGGATGACTTGATGGAGCGGCTGGCGGACCAGGGCAACGGCAACTGCTTCTACGTGGACAGCTTCCAGGAGGCCAAGAAGGTCTTCGAGGCGCAGCTCACGGGAACCCTCGAGGTTATCGCCAAGGACGTGAAGCTCCAGGTCGAGTTCAACCCGGAGGCCGTCCGCCGCTACCGCCTGGTGGGCTACGAGAACCGCGACGTGGCGGACCGGGACTTCCGCAACGACAAGGTGGACGCGGGCGAGATTGGCGCGGGCCACACCGTCACCGCCCTCTATGAGGTGGAGCTGACGGGGGAGGCGGCTTCCCTCGCGATGGTGCGCATCCGCGCCAAGGCTCCCAACGGGACCGAGGCCGCCGAGCAGAATTTCCCCTTCCCGCGGAGCCTGGTGCGCACCTCGGTGGAGGCGGCCTCCACGGACTTCCGCTTCGCGCTGGCCGTGGCGTCCACCGCGGACATCCTGCGCGCCAGCCCCGCTGCCCAGGGCTGGAGCCTCGCCCAAGCGCGCGCTCTGGCGGAAGGGGCCACCGAGGGCAGGGCCGATCGCACGGAGTTCGTGACGCTCGTCTCCCGCGCCCAGGCCCTCGGCAGCACCACCGCGGAGCGCAGGGACTGA
- a CDS encoding lectin OAA family protein, whose amino-acid sequence MSLYQVQNQWGGQSAAWNPGGLWAIGSRSNQNVIALNLKSTDGGKTLTGTMTYAGEGAIGVQAAQSGTNSYTVQNQWGGSSAPWQPGGQWLLGDRPNQSVVAIDITSPDGGKSLTGTITYAGEGPIGFKAEQSAGGLYSVQNQWGGSSAAWQQGGAWAIGARQNQGVVAIKATSSDGGKTLTGTMTYAGEGAIGFKATLSGDNTYTVQNQWGGPSAPWQPGGQWILGARKGQGVVSVDVTSNDGGKTLSGTITYAGEGPIGFRGTLN is encoded by the coding sequence ATGTCTCTTTATCAGGTGCAGAACCAGTGGGGAGGCCAGTCCGCGGCTTGGAATCCGGGAGGGCTGTGGGCCATTGGCAGCCGGTCCAACCAGAACGTCATCGCGCTCAATCTGAAGTCCACGGATGGCGGTAAGACCCTGACGGGGACCATGACCTACGCGGGCGAGGGAGCCATTGGCGTCCAGGCGGCCCAGTCCGGCACCAACAGCTACACCGTGCAGAATCAGTGGGGGGGCTCCTCCGCTCCCTGGCAGCCGGGTGGGCAGTGGCTCCTGGGTGACCGGCCCAATCAGAGCGTTGTCGCCATCGACATCACCTCCCCCGATGGCGGCAAGAGCCTGACGGGAACCATCACGTACGCGGGGGAAGGCCCCATCGGGTTCAAGGCCGAGCAGTCCGCGGGTGGGCTCTACTCCGTCCAGAATCAATGGGGCGGCTCCTCCGCCGCGTGGCAACAGGGCGGGGCCTGGGCCATCGGCGCCCGGCAGAATCAGGGCGTCGTCGCCATCAAAGCCACCTCCTCTGATGGTGGCAAAACCCTGACGGGGACCATGACCTACGCGGGAGAAGGGGCCATTGGCTTCAAGGCCACCTTGTCTGGCGACAACACCTATACGGTGCAGAACCAGTGGGGAGGCCCCTCTGCCCCCTGGCAGCCCGGAGGCCAGTGGATCCTCGGTGCCCGGAAGGGCCAGGGCGTCGTCTCCGTCGACGTCACCTCGAACGACGGCGGTAAGACTTTGTCGGGGACCATCACGTACGCCGGTGAAGGCCCCATCGGCTTCCGCGGCACCCTGAACTGA
- a CDS encoding DHH family phosphoesterase encodes MAEARNFLSAQKGKHVLIAPHTDVDGLSSCVLAVRAAESIGARVTLRVPGKGEHAHSPAFQERLRRVGADALLVLDMGSRPGAVVPELPALIVDHHASTAFPEGARVLSGYGHEPVAPTSLLTYALVSPWVIPGPLEWLAVMGTAADLGVSTPIPGLKDALRRAGRKAVTEAVALLNAARRSSRFAAPLALEVLMQAGNASDISEGRIPGVEALRDCRLEVQREVGRCAKTPPRFAGNVALLLFSSGAQIHPLVAVRWAQRLPEHIVIAANTGYLPERVNFVLRSRTEKDLIAFLRGLNLPSMGSEFANGHAQATGGSLTAPDFLRFIEALGFRGLHSHDVERRGVAPG; translated from the coding sequence ATGGCCGAAGCACGGAACTTTCTGAGCGCCCAGAAGGGCAAGCACGTCCTCATCGCACCCCATACGGATGTGGATGGCCTGTCGTCCTGTGTGCTGGCCGTTCGAGCCGCCGAATCCATCGGGGCCCGCGTCACCCTCCGGGTTCCCGGCAAGGGAGAGCACGCTCACTCGCCTGCGTTTCAAGAGCGCCTCCGCCGCGTGGGGGCCGATGCGCTCCTCGTGCTCGACATGGGCAGCCGTCCAGGGGCCGTCGTTCCGGAGCTGCCCGCGCTCATCGTGGACCACCATGCCTCCACCGCGTTTCCCGAGGGGGCCCGGGTCCTCTCGGGCTACGGCCATGAGCCCGTGGCGCCCACGAGCCTGCTCACCTATGCGCTCGTCTCGCCCTGGGTCATCCCCGGGCCCCTGGAGTGGCTGGCGGTGATGGGAACGGCCGCGGACCTGGGGGTTAGCACCCCCATCCCCGGCCTCAAGGACGCGCTGCGCCGGGCGGGCCGCAAGGCCGTGACGGAAGCCGTGGCCTTGCTCAACGCGGCGCGCCGCTCCTCGCGGTTCGCGGCCCCCCTGGCGCTGGAGGTGTTGATGCAGGCGGGGAACGCCTCCGACATCTCGGAAGGGCGCATCCCCGGCGTGGAGGCCCTGCGCGATTGCCGCCTGGAAGTTCAACGCGAGGTGGGCCGCTGCGCGAAGACCCCTCCCCGGTTCGCGGGCAACGTGGCGCTCCTGCTGTTCAGCTCCGGCGCGCAGATTCATCCCCTGGTGGCGGTGCGCTGGGCCCAGCGCCTTCCGGAGCACATCGTCATCGCGGCCAACACGGGCTATCTGCCGGAGCGGGTGAACTTCGTCCTGCGCAGCCGGACGGAGAAAGACCTCATCGCCTTCCTGCGCGGCCTGAACCTGCCCTCCATGGGCAGCGAGTTCGCCAACGGTCACGCCCAGGCCACGGGAGGAAGCCTCACGGCCCCGGACTTCCTCCGGTTCATCGAGGCACTGGGCTTCCGGGGGCTTCACTCCCATGACGTGGAACGGCGGGGGGTGGCACCGGGCTGA